The DNA region GCTCGAGCCACCGCGTGACCGCGTGGTCGCACGCGGATGGCCGCGTCGCGCTCACCGTCGCGGGCATCGGGGCCAAGGAGGTGGAGATCGCCGGGCTGCCCGCGGCGCGCGAGACGGACGTGGAGATTCGCGACGCCGGCGGGGCACGCCGGCTTCGCTCCCGCGTGAGCGCGGACGGGCGCCTGGTCGTTCGCGGCGGCGAGGCGGGTGAGGTGGAGTTCCGGCTCGCGTGAAGATCGCGCGCTGGAAGCTGGCGGTGGGCGTGCTGCTCACCCTCGCGCTGCTCGCGCTCTCGCTGCCGTGGGGCGCGGACCTCGGCTGGGCCTACCTGGCGAGCCGTCAGTACACGCAGGCGCGGGACGTCTTCACCGAGGCGCTCCGCGGCGAGCCGGGCGACGCCAATCTCTGGGTCGGCCTCGCGTCGGCGTACGAGGCGCTCGGCGATCCCGATCGGCAGATCACGGCGCTCGTGGCCGCGGCGGAGCGCGCGCCGCGCCGCCGGGACCTGCTGCTGAATCTGGCCGACGTGTACGAGTGGAACAAGAATCCGGCCGCGGCGGCGACCGTGCTGGAGCGGCTGACCGCGGAGCCGCATCCCGACGACGGGCCGTTGCTCGAGCGCCTCCTGACCGCATATCTCTGGAGCGGAGACTACGAGCGACAGCTGGCGGTGCTGCGCAAGCTCGTCGCTCTCACTCCGTCCGATCCGTCGGCGGTCCTCGAGCTGACCACCGCGGCCCGCAACCTGAATCGCCAGGACGAAGCCGCCGCCGTGCTCGAGGCGTACGTCCACCGCCGCCCCACCGATCCGGACGCGCGTCGCTGGCTGGCCCAGCTGTACGACTCGATCGGGCAGGGGGATCGCGCGGTCGAGCAGTGGAAGGTCCTGGCCCGGCTCGACCCGAAGGATGTCGAGGCCCGCGACCGGCTGCTGCCCGCTCCCGGCGGCGCAGCGCAGGTCGAGGAGATCGCCCTGCTCGAGCGCCAGCGTGCGGCCGATCCGCGGGACGAGACCGCGCGGCGGCAGCTGGTCGCGCGGTACCGGGCCCGCGGCGACGGACCGCGGGCCCTCGAGGTGCAGCGGGAGCTGGCCGCGCTCCGCCCGCGCGACGCCGACGTCCTGGTGGAGCTGGGACGGCTGCTCGTCGAGCAGGACCGGGGTCCGGAGGCCATCGGCGCCTACGAGCGGGCGGTGGAGATCGCCCCGTCGCGCACGGACGCCGCGCTGGCGCTGGCCCAGCTCTACGAGTGGTCGAGCGACCCGCGCCGCGCGCTGGCGCTCCTCCAGCGGGTGGCGCGCGAGCGGCCGGGCGACCGGGCCCTGCAGCAGCGCGTGGCGGCGCTGGCCCAGGGCGCCGGCGACCCGAGCGAGACGGTGGCCGCGCTCGACCGCCTCGCCGCGCTCTCGCCGAGCGACGACCGGTACGCGCGACAGGCGATCGAGGCCCTGGTGGGCGCCAACCGCATGGGCGACGCGATCGCGCGTCAGCGTCGCCTCGTCGAGGGGAACCCGGGCGCGATCGCGGACGCGCTGCGGCTGGCCCAGCTCTACGAGTGGAACAACCAGGAGCGCGAGGCCATCGCGGTCTACGAGGCGCTCGATCGCCGCGGCGCGCTGCCCGAGGCCGCCCTCGTGCGCCTCGGCGAGCTGTATCGCTTCCAGGACCGCCCGGCCGATTTCCTGCGCGAGGCCGAGCGTCGGCTCGCGCGCCGACCCGACGACGCGGCGCTGCGCGAGGCGGCCGCGCAGGCCGCCGAGGGCCTCGGGCGGCTGCAGGACGCGCTGCGGCTGCTCCAGCCGCTCGTCGAGCGACGTCCGCTCGACGAGCCCTTCGTGCTGCGCTACCTGGCGCTCGCCGCGCAGGCCGGGCGCGTGGACGAAGGCCTCCGCGTGCACCGGCGCTTCGCGCCCTCCGCGGGTCCGAGCTATCGCGTGAAGGTCGCCAAGGTCTTCACCGATCTCGGTCGCTATCCCGAGGCGATCGCGGAGTACGAGGCGGTGCTGGCCGCTTCCGACGGCCGCGGACCGGAGGCGATCGAGGCGCGGCTGGCCCTCGCCCAGCTCTACGACTGGACGGGTGCCGGCGACGCCGCGCTCCGGCAGTGGGAGAGCGTCATGCGCGCCCGGCCTCGCGACGCGCAGGCCCTCCGCGAGGTCGGCCGCCGGAGCCTCGCGATGTCGCGCAACGACGTCGCGCTACGCGCCTATCGCGGGCTCCTCGAGCTGCAGCCCGATGACGCGGAGGCCCTCAAGCGCGCGGGCCAGCTCATGGCCTGGAGCCACGACGCGCCCGGCGCGCGCACCGCGCTGGAGCGATTCAATCGCGTGAAGGGCGGCGACTACGAGGTCCACTACCTGCTCGCCGAGCTGTACTCGGCCGATCACCACGACGAGCGGGCGCGCGCCGAGTACGAGCGCGCCCTCCGGCTGCTGCCGCCCCGATCCCGGTGAGCGACGCGATCCGGCTTCGGTCCGGCTGGCGCGGCGGGCTCCTCGCCCTCCTGCTCCTCGCCGGCTCGGCCTCGGCGGTCTCCGGGCAGACGCCGGAGGCCGGCGGGCCCGCGCCCGAAGCGCCGACCGCGGATCCGGTCGAGACCGAGGCGATGCGGGCGCGCATCCTGGTGCGGCTCGGGCGGGTGGAGGAGGCGCTGGCCGCCTATCGCGCGCTGCTCTCGCGTCGCCCCGACGATCGCTCGCTGCGCGAGGAGTACGCGGAGCTGCTGGCCGACGTGGGCCTGATGGACGAGGCGGCCGCCGCGCTCGACCGGTACCTGGCCGACGATCCCACGTCGGAGCGCCTGCGGCGGCTCCGCGCCCGCGTCGATCTCGCGCGCGGCGCGCCCGCCGAGGCGGGCCGCCGGCTCGACGCGCTCGCGCGCGAGCGGCCGGCCGACGCGGGCCTCACCGCCGATCTCGCCGCCGCGGAGCTGGCCGCGGGACGGTGGAGCCGGGCGCGGGATCTGTACGGCCGGCTGCTCGAGGCCCACCCCGAGGACCGGGACCTGCTGCTGGCCCATCGAGAGATCGTCTACGCGCACGCGCCGCGCTTCGAGCTGGGGCACTACTCGCTGCTGCAGCAGTCGGCCACCCAGCACGTCGAGGAGGCGGTGTGGGTCGGTTGGCTGGCCGACCGCTGGTGGCTCCGGGCCGGCTCCCGCTACGGGACCTATCACCAGGATCACTCCGAGAGCCAGAACGCGTTCACCGAGGAGATCGGCACCGTGCTCGCCGCGCTCGGCTTCCAGGCCACGCGGGCGGTGACGGTGTGGGCCGGGCCCGAGGAGTCGCGGCGGCGCGAGAGCATCTTCCGCACCACCGGCCGGCTCGGCGCGCTGTACGACGACGCGCGCGCCACCACTGCGATCCTCGACATCGCGATCCGCGAGCTGCTCACCAATCCGGTCTCGGCGGTGCCGCTCAACGGCACCACGGATCGGGTGACGGTGGACGTGGCCCGGCGCATCCTGACCCCGGTGGTGCTGGGCCTCCACTACGACTTCCGCCACTACCGCGCCTCCCACCAGGATCTCGGCAATCGCTGGGAAGCGGCGGCGCGCGCGGAGATCGAGCTGGTGCGGACCCGCGTGCAGGTGACCCTGATCCCGCAGGTGTTCTTCTCCCAGTACACGCCGACCGCGGATAGCCCCCTGCGCGACCAGGTCGTGTTCATCCGGCGCGAGGACATCGTGGCCCTCGGCGGCCTCGTGGGCTGGGACGTCACCTCCGCGCTGCGGGTGCAGGCCGGCGCGGTCGGGCGGCGCGATCTCCATCGCGCGCTGACGTCGTACGAGGTCACCGGCGAGGGCCGCTGGCGAATTCGTCCCTGGCTGGACGCACGCGTGCTCTATACTCGGAACACCGAATCGACCACGGTCGGAGGCGAGGAGCAGTCGTTCCTCGGCCGTCTCGAGATCCGATACTGACCGACATGCGGCCGAGAGTGATGCTGTTGATGGCGGCGCTGCTCACCGCGCTCGGATGCGCGAGCGCGGTGCAGGAGTGGGTGAAGCCCGGCGCGGCGAGGCCCAGCCGGGTCGCGGTCCTGCCGTTCGAGAACCAGACCGCGGCCCTGCGGGCGGGACAGGCTGCGTCCGATCTCCTCGTCTCCGAGCTGCTGGCGACCGGCGCGTTCGCGGTGATGGACCCGAGCGAGGTCGCCGATCTGCTTCGCCGCGACAACCTGGATCCCGCGGATGCGGCGCGTCTGCCCTCGGCGCAGCGGGTGGGCCGGCTCCTGCAGGTGAGCCACGTGCTGCAGGGCTCGGTGACCGAGTATCGCTACAAGCCCGGGCTCTCCGAGACGCCCGCGGTGGGCCTGACCGCCCGGCTCGTCGAGGTCACCTCGGGCGAGGTGGTGTGGACCGCGAGCTACGCGCGGGTCGGCACGTCCTGGTTCCGCGAGGATGGCCTCGCGCGCGTCGCGCAACAGGTCACGCACGAGATGGCCGCCTACCTGACCGGCGCCCTGGGCGACGCCCGAGCCCGGTAAGCGCCGGGTGGCCGGGCCCATCCGTCGTCCGCCCGTGTACCTCGTCGAGCTGGGCGCGGGCCTCCTCGCTCTCGTGGTCCTGAACGTCCTGCTCGCGCCCGGCGATCCGGGCCTGCTCGGCGTGCAGCCGCATCCCGCGCTCCTGTTGATCGCGATCGTGGCCTCGCGCCACGGATTGCGCGCGGGCCTCGTGAGCGGACTGGTCACCGCGGCGGCGATCGCGGGGTGCATCGTCGCACGCCTGGACCACGTGAGCTGGACCGAGCTGCGAACGCTGCACCACTACGTCACCCCGCTCCTGCTGCTGGCCACCGGCTTCGCCCTCGGAGCGCTGCGGGAGGCGCACCTCCGCGAGACGCGCGCGGTGGAAGCGCGGGTGGCCTCGCTCGAGCAGGAGCTGGCCGATCAGGCCGTCCGCTTCATGGCCGCCACCGAGGCCAAGCACGAGCTCGAGCGGCGCGTGGCCGACGAGCGCGCCTCCCTGTCCAGCCTCTACACCGCCGCCCGTGCGCTCGAGACGCTGGAGGCGGATCGCCTCTACCCGGCGATCGCCCTCACCGCGCGCCGCTTCCTGCAGGCCGACGCCTGCCAGTGCTACGCTCTCGAGGGCGACCTCCTGCGGCTGCGCGCGGCGGAGGGATCGCCGCCCGACCGATCGGAGATCCGGCCCGACGAGGGGCTGGTCGGCCTGGCCATCCGGCTCGGGCGGCCGGTGAGCGTTCGCGACCAGAGCCAGCACGCCTCGGTCGAGGACCTCGCCAGCGCGAGCCTGCTCATGGCCGCGCCGCTCGTCGCCGACGGCGGGGCATTGCTCGGCTGCGTCACCGTGACCGCGCTGCCGTTCCTGCGCCTGACCCCGGTCGCGCTCGACCGGCTCGGCCTGGTGGCGGACTGGGGAGCGCGGGCGCTCGAGAACGCGCGCGCGCACGAGCGGGCGCGTGCCCGCACCATCGAGGACGAGCTGGTGCGCGCCTACACCTACGCCTACTACCAGCGCCGCATCCACGAGGAGGAGGTGCGCGCGGATCGCTACGGCCGTCCCCTCTCGGTGCTGATCTTCCGCATCCACCGCTACGGGGCGGTGGATGCGGCGCGACGGGCCGAGCTGGGACGCGTGCTGTCGATGGTGTTCTCGCGCACGCTCCGCGACGTCGACATCGTCTGCCGCTACGCCACCGAGGATTCGTTCGCGATCATCCTGCCGGAGACCGCGCCGGCGCGCGCCGAGATCGTGCTCGATCGCCTGTCCCGCGAGATCGCCAACTTCCACTTCGCCCCGTACGCCGACGAGGCGCAGGATCTCGAGTTCTCGACCCGCGTGCTCGCGGTGCGCGAGCGGCCCGGCGGAGTCGCCTCCTGAGCTCCACCGTCGCCTTCGCCCTGGCCTGGCTCGCCGAGCTGATCGCGCTGTCCGGCGCGGTGCTCGGATGGTGGCTCGCCGCCCTCGGCGCGCACCTGGCCGCCGCGCTCCTGGTCGAGCGGAGCCGGCGGCGGGATCGTCCCGACGCGCGCTTC from Candidatus Methylomirabilota bacterium includes:
- a CDS encoding tetratricopeptide repeat protein; protein product: MKIARWKLAVGVLLTLALLALSLPWGADLGWAYLASRQYTQARDVFTEALRGEPGDANLWVGLASAYEALGDPDRQITALVAAAERAPRRRDLLLNLADVYEWNKNPAAAATVLERLTAEPHPDDGPLLERLLTAYLWSGDYERQLAVLRKLVALTPSDPSAVLELTTAARNLNRQDEAAAVLEAYVHRRPTDPDARRWLAQLYDSIGQGDRAVEQWKVLARLDPKDVEARDRLLPAPGGAAQVEEIALLERQRAADPRDETARRQLVARYRARGDGPRALEVQRELAALRPRDADVLVELGRLLVEQDRGPEAIGAYERAVEIAPSRTDAALALAQLYEWSSDPRRALALLQRVARERPGDRALQQRVAALAQGAGDPSETVAALDRLAALSPSDDRYARQAIEALVGANRMGDAIARQRRLVEGNPGAIADALRLAQLYEWNNQEREAIAVYEALDRRGALPEAALVRLGELYRFQDRPADFLREAERRLARRPDDAALREAAAQAAEGLGRLQDALRLLQPLVERRPLDEPFVLRYLALAAQAGRVDEGLRVHRRFAPSAGPSYRVKVAKVFTDLGRYPEAIAEYEAVLAASDGRGPEAIEARLALAQLYDWTGAGDAALRQWESVMRARPRDAQALREVGRRSLAMSRNDVALRAYRGLLELQPDDAEALKRAGQLMAWSHDAPGARTALERFNRVKGGDYEVHYLLAELYSADHHDERARAEYERALRLLPPRSR
- a CDS encoding tetratricopeptide repeat protein translates to MSDAIRLRSGWRGGLLALLLLAGSASAVSGQTPEAGGPAPEAPTADPVETEAMRARILVRLGRVEEALAAYRALLSRRPDDRSLREEYAELLADVGLMDEAAAALDRYLADDPTSERLRRLRARVDLARGAPAEAGRRLDALARERPADAGLTADLAAAELAAGRWSRARDLYGRLLEAHPEDRDLLLAHREIVYAHAPRFELGHYSLLQQSATQHVEEAVWVGWLADRWWLRAGSRYGTYHQDHSESQNAFTEEIGTVLAALGFQATRAVTVWAGPEESRRRESIFRTTGRLGALYDDARATTAILDIAIRELLTNPVSAVPLNGTTDRVTVDVARRILTPVVLGLHYDFRHYRASHQDLGNRWEAAARAEIELVRTRVQVTLIPQVFFSQYTPTADSPLRDQVVFIRREDIVALGGLVGWDVTSALRVQAGAVGRRDLHRALTSYEVTGEGRWRIRPWLDARVLYTRNTESTTVGGEEQSFLGRLEIRY
- a CDS encoding CsgG/HfaB family protein; this encodes MRPRVMLLMAALLTALGCASAVQEWVKPGAARPSRVAVLPFENQTAALRAGQAASDLLVSELLATGAFAVMDPSEVADLLRRDNLDPADAARLPSAQRVGRLLQVSHVLQGSVTEYRYKPGLSETPAVGLTARLVEVTSGEVVWTASYARVGTSWFREDGLARVAQQVTHEMAAYLTGALGDARAR
- a CDS encoding GAF domain-containing protein, which encodes MAGPIRRPPVYLVELGAGLLALVVLNVLLAPGDPGLLGVQPHPALLLIAIVASRHGLRAGLVSGLVTAAAIAGCIVARLDHVSWTELRTLHHYVTPLLLLATGFALGALREAHLRETRAVEARVASLEQELADQAVRFMAATEAKHELERRVADERASLSSLYTAARALETLEADRLYPAIALTARRFLQADACQCYALEGDLLRLRAAEGSPPDRSEIRPDEGLVGLAIRLGRPVSVRDQSQHASVEDLASASLLMAAPLVADGGALLGCVTVTALPFLRLTPVALDRLGLVADWGARALENARAHERARARTIEDELVRAYTYAYYQRRIHEEEVRADRYGRPLSVLIFRIHRYGAVDAARRAELGRVLSMVFSRTLRDVDIVCRYATEDSFAIILPETAPARAEIVLDRLSREIANFHFAPYADEAQDLEFSTRVLAVRERPGGVAS